From the Clostridium cagae genome, the window TATACTGGAGAAAATAACGATTTCAAAATTTCCTGTAGTATAGGTATATCTATTTATCCTACTCATGGCATTACATATGATGAACTATTTAAAAAAGCAGATAAGGCTCTTTACAGTTCAAAAAGTAATGGAAAAAATAAATTTGAATTATATAATCCTAAATTAAACTCTTTTAATAAAAATGAAGATATTTTACTTAATTATTATACTGAAAATGAAAGTTACAAACGATTTAGCCATGGATTTGAAAATGACTTTTGCAATTATGTCTTTGATATAATGTCAGAAACAAAAGATGTAAATAGTGCAATAAATTTAATTTTAGATAAAATAGGCTTTTCATTTAAACTAAGTCGTATAAGTATACTAGAAACTTCTAATAATGATATGTTACTTGGAACTACTTATGAATGGTGCGATAAAAATATATCACCTTCAAAGTATGTAATGCAAAACTTAGAATTTAATGATTGGAAAACTTATTTGATTAATTTTCATAAAAACGGGAATTTGAATTGTTCCAACATTTATACATATAATTTACCTTATGAATTAAGCAAATTATATGAATCACTTAAAAGTAAATCTATTTTTCAGAGTCCTATTCTTGATAATGGTAAATTTAAGGGTTGTGTGTGCTTTGATATTTGTTATGAAAACCATATATGGACAAACTTTGAAATTCAATCTTTTACTTCAATAACTAAAATAATAAGTTCTTATCTTTTGAATATGCGTACTAAAGAACTTTTAGAAAATGAAAAACTTTTAACTGAGGCTGTGGCTAAAAATCAAAGTTTATATACCTATATGTTAAAACCGAATTCATATAAACTTATATATCTTAGCCCTAACACTCAAGATTTATATCCTAATGCTAGAGTTGGAGAATTATGTTATAAAGCTATTGGTAATAGTGCTGTTCCTTGTAAATACTGTCCTCTTGCCGATATTTATAAAAAAACTATTCATAGTAACACGATAGAATTTTATAATAATTATTTAAAAGGTTGGATTAGCTCTACTGCTTCTGAAATAAATTTATCTTTAGACCATAAAGCAAATCTAATTTGTTTTTCTAACGTGACGAATTTTATTGATAGAATAACTTCAAAAGATACCTTAACTGGTGCTCTTACTTTAGCTAAATTTGAAGTACTTGCAAAGAACTTATTAGCAAATGCCTCTTATACTAAATTTGCACTTATTTATTGTGATATTAATAAATTTAAATATATAAATGAAACTTCTGGATATGCAATTGGAAATAAAGTTTTAGCTCATTTTGCACATTTTGTTTCTTCATTCTTATTTAGTGGAGAATTAATTTGTCGTGCTTCTGCAGATAATTTTATTATATTATTAAAATATGATAATATAGAATCTTTAAAAAATAGATTTAAAGTTTTTAATGAAAAATTTATGGAAGTTCAAAAAATGAATTTTAATAATTTAAAAATACCAGTTATATGTGGAATATATTTAATAGATTCAGAAGATACAGACTTATCTTTAATGATAGATCGTGCTAATATTGCACGAAAAACAATTAAGGGATCTCATAAAAGTAAATATGCTTTGTATGACCATGAATTACATTTAAAAATTACCAAAGAAAAAGAAATTGAAAATTTAATGTTTTCTTCACTTGAAAATAACGAATTTTTAGTATATTTGCAACCTAAAATTGACCTTCCAACCCAAACAATAGTTGGAGCTGAAGCTTTAGTAAGATGGATGAGCCCAAGTAAAAAACTTATACCACCAAATGAATTCATTCCTTTATTTGAAAAGAATGGTTTTATAATTGAATTAGATTTTTATGTTTATGAAGAAATATTTAAAAAAATGAATTCATGGATACAAGAAGGTAAAAAAGTTATACCTATTTCTTTAAATGTATCTAGGTCTCATATAAATGATAGTGACTTTATTCCAAGATTAAAAAAATTAACAGAAAAGTATGATGTGCCAAATAATTTAATAGAACTTGAGTTAACTGAAAGTATCTTTTTTGATGATATTCAAGTTTTACTTAATGCAATTATTAAATTAAAAGCTCTTGGATTTACTTGTTCTATTGATGATTTTGGTTCTGGATATTCATCATTAAACCTTCTAAAAGATTTACCTATTGATGTTTTAAAATTAGATAAAGAATTTTTCCCTAATTCATCTATAAATTCAAAGGAAAAAGTAATAATATCTAATATAGTTAAAATGGCTCAAGATTTAAATATAATAGTAATTTCAGAAGGTATTGAAACAAAGGAGCAGGCAGATTTTTTAACTGAAATTGGTTGTGATATGGCTCAAGGATATCTTTTTGATAAACCTATGCCTATCAAAATGTTTGAAAAAAGATTATGGGGATAAAAAAGGTGGCATTTAGCCACCTTTTTTATTTAAATATTAGCACCATCTCCCTGCAAAGTTTAGCTCCATAACATTTTCATTCTTCTATATAATCTTTTCACTCTTCAGTATTTATATTAACTTAAGAACTCGTTTATATTTAATTCATGAAATACTTTTTTAAAACAACACATAATTTTTATAATAAAATTGCACCTTAGCATTAGTATATAAATATAATAAATTAAGAAACTTATTTTAATCCTTCTAATCTTTAGTTAAATTCTTCTTAGTATTAATAGGTCAACTTTGTTTTAAGATTAGAACAGTTTATTTTACCACTCCCCTTCTCATATATAATCTTAATCTCTAAAAAATAGTGATAAAATAACAACTTAAACGTATAATTTCTTACTATTATTTTATATTTTATAAAAGCGAGGATATATTATGAGCAAACTTAAAGATAAAATAACTTCTTTGCTACAATCACTTATGAATAAATTCTTAATTAAATTCTTTTACAATTCTAATTTATGTGGATTAGCTACTATTATTTTTAATAATTCTTTTAAAATCTCTTACGCAAATCTTGAATTTTTTAAGATTCTTGGATTAAATAAAGATACTTTTAATAAAGATTATAAAAATGATCTTCTTTCAATCATTTATAAAGAAGATATAGATTTGTTTAAAAACATTTTTGTAACTAAACATAATGTTGGAGACAATATTAAAATTGAATTTAGGATTAATAAAAATGATGCTAATTTTAGTTGGCTACTTCTAATGGGACGATGTATATCTAATAAAAATTGCAATGATCAATTTATATGTATTCTTAATGATATAACAGAAAATAAAAATACTCAGCAAAAATTAGAGATTGAAACATTAAAATTAAAACTTCAATTAGATCCTCTAACTAAGTTATATAATAAAACTGCAAGTAAAGTATTAATTGAAGATTTCTTAAAAAATAATACTTCAACTTCACATGCTCTTATGATTATCGATATTGATAATTTTAAATCTATAAATGATAATTTAGGCCATATATTCGGTGACAATATCCTATTAAAAGTTTCTGATACTTTAAAATCTTGTTTTGATAAAGATGACATTGTTGGACGTGTGGGAGGTGATGAGTTTATTGTATTTTTTAAAAATGTTACTAATACCGAGATGATCTCTACTAAGGCTTATAAAGTTTGTAATTCAATAAAAAAAATTTATATAGATAAAAAATACAGTATTTCTTGTAGTATTGGAATATCTATTTCTCCCGCTGATGGAGTTACTTATTATGATCTTTTTGAAAAATCTGATCATGCCCTTTATTTGGCTAAAAGATATGGTAAAGATTGTTTTGAACTTTATGATAAAAATAAAATAGATATTTTTAAAGAAAGTGACATCTTCAATTTTCATTCAAAAAATAATTTGTATAATCGATATAACAACACTTTTAAAAACAAATTAATTTCATACTCATTTGATATATTATCTGAAACTAAAGATATAGATGATGCTATAGTCTTGATTCTATCTAAAATTGGTGAATATTTTAATTTAAGCCGAATAAGTGTATTAGAATATTCAGTAGATGATATTAACTTTAATATTACTCATGAATGGTGTAATTATGAAACACCATGTTATAAAAATGAACTACAAAACCTATTATTAAATGATTGGTTATATTATTTTTCTAGTTTTAATGAAAATGATGTATTTATTTGTAATGATTATTCATCAAATTTAAATTTACCAGAAAAAAACAAAAAGCTTTATGATAAACTTAATGTAAAATCATTTTTACAATGTCTTATAAGAGATAATGAACAGTATAAAGGATGTATTAATTTCTACAATTCTTCTGAAAAACATTTCTGGACTGCAAATGAAATTAAATTATTTACTACAATAACAAAAATAATAACTTCATATTTATTGAAAATACGTAATACTCAACGTCTTGAAAAAGAAAAACTCCTTTTTGAGTCTATTTCTAAAAATCAAAATATATATACCTATCTTTTAAAAGACAACAGCTATAAACTATTATATATGAGTCCTAGTTTAAAAAGTATATTTCCAAATGCAAAATGTGGTGACGTATGTTATAAAGCTTTTTTCAATAGCGATATTCCTTGTATGCATTGTCCATTATCTAAATTAAATAAAGATAATACGACCAATACAGTTGAGTTTTTTAATCCAATACTTGAAACTTGGATTAGTATGACAGCTTCTAAAATAAAATTACCTGAAAATGTTGAGGCAAATTTAATGTACTTTTCTGATATAACAAATTTCTTAGATAGAATTATTTCTAAAGATGCTTTAACGGGTCTTATGACATTACCTAAATTCGAAGTCATGGCTAATGAACTATTAAATAAATCAAGTAATAAATATGCACTTATATATTCAGATTTTGATAAATTTAAATATATAAATGAAACTGCGGGGTATGCTATTGGAAATAAAGTTTTAGTTAAGTTTTCGTATCTTTTATCTACACTTCTTGACACAGATGAGTTAGTATGTAGAGCTTCTGCTGATAATTTTTTAACTCTTATAAAATACACTGATATTGAAACATTAAAAAATAGACTGATAAACTTTAATAATGAAATATTAAAGTTTCAAAAGGAAGAATTTAATCATATAAAACTCTCTATAATTAGTGGGATTTATTTGATAACTAATGTAAATGATAGCTTATTTTCAATGATTGACAAAGCAAATGTGGCTAGGAAAACTATTAAAGGCTCACATAAAAGCCAATTTTCATTTTATGATTCTAAGCTTCATATAAAAGCTACTGAAGAAAAAAAAATAGAAAATCGTATGATTGATGCCTTAGATAACAGAGAATTCGTAATCTATTTACAACCCAAAATTCAACTTTCTACAAAAAAATTAGTTGGTGCTGAAGCTCTTGTACGATGGATCACCCCTGATAATGTAATTTTTTATCCTGGAAAATTTATTCCTTTGTTTGAGAAAAATGGATTTATTGTTGAGCTAGATTTTTATGTTTATGAAGAAGTTTTTAAAGTTCTTCGTAATTGGATGGATACTAAAAAGAAATTGCTACCAATTTCTATGAATGTATCAAGAGCTCACATAAATAATGATACTTTTATTTCTAGATTAATAACTCTAATTAAACAATACAGTATTCCAATAAGTTTAATAGAACTTGAACTAACTGAAAATATTTTTCTTGATAATATAAAAGAAGTATTAAATAAAATAATTGAATTAAAAAATCTTGGATTTACTTTTTCAATGGATGATTTTGGTTCTGGATATTCTTCTTTAAATCTTTTAAAAGAATTACCTATAGATGTTTTAAAACTAGATAAAAGCTTTTTTCCTAATAATAATGTAAGCTCTAAGGAGAAAATAATTGTAGCTAATATTGTGAAGATGGCTAAAGATCTTAATATTTCAGTTTTATCTGAGGGAGTAGAAACTCAAAATCAAGTAGATTTTTTAACTCAAATTGGATGTGATATGGTTCAAGGATACTTTTTTTCAAAGCCTATACCAGTTGATGAATTTGAAAAGAAATTTAATCATTAAATATCTAAAATAATTTATCCTTAATAAAAAACAACCTTTATAGTAAGTATAAAAGTTCTTATATGATTTTTATACTTATTATAAGGGTTTCTATTTTATAAAAACACAATAACTAAAATAACAATTAAAACAAAAATAAATATTTAATATCTTTGAAATTATGTTTTTTCTATAATATAATTATTTGTACAAACTTTTTAGGAGGAATATATTAAATGCAAAAACTTCTTAGTAAAATGCGACAAGCAATAAATGATTTTGATATGATTCAAGATGGAGATAAAATAGCTGTTGGACTTTCTGGTGGGAAAGATAGCTTAACTCTATTACATCTTTTAAATACATACAAGAAATTTTCACCCCAAAACTTTGAACTTATAGCAATTACATTAAATCCAGGTGGTGTAGATAATTCCCCATTATATAAATTATGTGAAAATTTAGAAGTTCCTTTTTATGAAATACAAACAGATATCAAAAAGATTGTATTTGACTTAAGAAAAGAAAAAAATCCATGTTCTTTATGTGCAAATCTTAGACGTGGTGCTTTGCATCATAATGCAGAAAAATTAGGTTGCAATAAAGTTGCACTTGGGCATCATAAAGATGATGCTTTGGAAACACTTATATTATCAATGTGCTATGAAGGAAGAATTAATTGTTTTTCACCAAAAACACTTATGCATAAAAATACTATAACATTAATAAGACCAATGGTTTATATAGAGGAACACAACATTAAAAGTATTGTTAAGAAATTTAATTTTCCTGTTATAAAGAATCCTTGTCCTGCTGATGGTAAAACAAAAAGACAAGATATAAAAGAATTAATTGATGAACTTAATAATAAAATTCCAGGTTTTAAAAAGAATCTTTTTGGTTGCTTAAATAATTCTGATCAACTTTTTATTTGGAATAAAGACTTAATTAAATGAGGATATTTTATAATTGAAATATCCTCATTTAACTAAATATCCCTTATTCATTTATAGTTTCATTATAAAATCATTTTTCTATTTTGAACTTACTATACTTTTTATTATTTGTTTACGCTCTTTATTTATAGAGATAAATGTATTAAAATCAAAGGCATTTTCACTTAATAATATATCTGTTGGACCACCTATAAAATACACCTCATCATTTATTATTAACTTATCTTTTTTCACTTCTTTATTTATAAAATAAATTAACTTTTACATACTTAAATACTTCTTATATATTATTTATATTATTTTAGATAAACAGTGTTATTTTAACTTATATTAATCAATATCTTTAAATAGTAATTACGGTATATTTATGCTATAATCTTCAAAATGATGTTATTATTAAATCACTTAGATTTTGTTAGGTTTCTGAACAATTTTTACTTATATTTTCATTAAAACTTAACGAATCATATTATACATAGGGGGTATGTTTATATGATACTTTACAAGCATATTAAAAATTCATTATCTTTGTTATTAGTTTTAACTTGTTTAACTTTATTACGAGGTTGTAATATTTCAAATAAAACTACATTTGAGCCTTCACCAGCTAAATGGGCTTTAGAGCAAAGTGTGGGTACAGATATGGTAACTCTTGATTATGCATCTGATGATACTGTAATATTTCATGATTACTTTGGGTTATTTATTTATGATTTAAATAAATTAGAAATTATTCGTAGTATAGATTTACAAGAAATTGATTGTTCTATGACACAAGGTGATGATTATTGTGAAGTAACCGTTAGTAATGATGGATATACTATACAATTACATAATATTAATAGTGATGATATGTATTTATATTCTGTTAATACAAATACTTTACAACAAACAAAATATAAGCCTATGAATAATTCTTTTAAAGATAAATTGATACCAATAGAGACACTTACTGATAATCCAAATGCAAATTTTAGTTATGGAGCAGTTCAATTTGGAGCTGATGATTACGGTTATATCACTACTTATGATTTTACAATTGGAACATTAGATTATGTACGTAATGATACGGCATATTCACTATTTAGTTTTGAAAAATAATAAACGTATAATATAATTTTATTGATGAAAAATGCCACTAAATCATTAATCTTTTAGTGGTATTTATTTAATAAAACATTAATTTTATATTTAACTTAAATTAAAATAATTAAGTAATCTAAAAATAAATATTTTATAGAAATAAGTATAATTTGCGTATAAAGAAATATTGGAGGAATATATGATATTCGATAAAAAAACACACATAGTTGAGTTTGTAAGACGTCCAAATAGATTTCAAGGATATGTTATTATAGATGGGAAAGAAGAGTTAGTACATGTCCCTAATACGGGTAGATGTAAAGAAATCTTAATACCTGGCTGCAGAGCATTAATAAGAGAAGAAAATGGACCAAACAGAAAAACTAGATTCAGCTTAATAGGAGCATATAAAGGTAAAAATTTAATAAACATCGATTCACAAATACCAAATAAAGTTGTTGAAGAAGCTCTTATTAATAAAAAAATTAGCGGGTTAGAAAAATACACAAAAATCTGTAGAGAAAAAACCTTTGGAAATAGCAGATTTGATTTTAAACTAGAAGATTCTTTAAATAATGAGTATTACTTAGAAGTAAAAGGTGTTACCTTGGAGGAAAATGGATTTTGCAGATTCCCAGATGCCCCTACAGAAAGAGGTACAAAACATTTATTGGAATTAATTGAAGTTAAAAATAACAATATGGGGGCTGGAGTACTTTTTTTAATTCAATTAGAAAATGTAAAAAGTTTTTCACCAAATGATGATACTGACCCTAAATTTGCTGCTGCACTAAAAAAAGCTAAATCTTGTGGTGTAGATGTTTTTGTATATAAATGCAGTGTTAGTGAAAATCATATTGAACTATCTCAAGCTATTGAATTAACATTATAAGCCTAACTCTTTATAAAAATATTAAGACTATAATAAACTTTTACTTTACACAAAATTTATTATAGTCTTATCAGTTAGCTTTAACATATTTTGCAAATCTATTTTTTAAATTATCCTATATACATAAGTAAACATTTAAAACAAAACTATTTTTAAATCTCATTCATTTTTATTCTTTTAGCTAAATCAAGTATTTTTTCTTCAATTGATTTTGCTATTTTTACAAACTCTTCATAATTTTTATTAGTCGGATCTTCTAATCCCCAATCTTCAGTATGTTTAGCTGGAAGATATGGACATACTACATTACATCCCATCTTTATTACTATATCAACTTTAGGTATATCACTTAACAATTTTGACTTTTGATCCTTATTCATATCTACATTGTATAATTTTTTAATTATTCTTACTGCATCTTGATTAATTTCTGGTTTAACTTCTGTGCCTGCTGAATAACTTTCAAATACATCACTTCCATAGAGTTTTCCTAATGCCTCTGCCATTTGTGACCTACATGAATTGTGCACACATATAAATGCAACTTTTGTTTTCATATGCTTTACCTCTCTCTAAATGCTAATCTATTTGTCATCTTTACATTTTAATATATTATTACAAATACAATCTTCCGTTTCTGTAACTATATTCATTAAAAACAAAACAAGCTTATTACAATTCACACTATTTAGTTTGTAGTGATTCCATATTCCTTCTTTTCTACAATCTACTAGACCACACTCTATCAGTACTTTCATATGATGTGATAATGTTGGTTGAGTAAATTCAAAATTCTCTAGTATATTACAAGCGCATTTTTCTCCACAAGAAAGTAAATCTAATATTTTTATTCTATTTGGATCACTTAACGCTTTAAATATTTTTGAATTCAATTCATATTTTGTTTCCATAATGCCTCCTAGTATAGATAGTTATCTATATATAGATTAAAGCATTTTACGTTTAACGTCAATATTTATCTAAGTTCTATCTCAATACTTATAAATAAAGTCACCTGTATTTTACTATTTTGTATTCTATTTTAAAATCATTGTATTTTGTTATATTTTTATTTCAATTATTCTATGCTATAATTATACTATATTTAAATTTAAAGTATAATTTTCAATTAAATGTATGCTGATTTTAAGGAGAATTAAATGATTGCTATTCTTTGTTTTATAATAGTTGTTATTTTAAGAAATATTTATGAATATAAAAAAGTTAGTACTAAATCAAATAAAGAAAATAAACTTTTTAATAAAAATAAATTTTTATTATTAGAACTAGTTGATACATGAACCTATTTCTTATTGATGTCTTCAATTATAATGTTTCGTACTAATGAAATATTAGTATTCCTAGCATTTCTGCTAGTTATCATTTGGTATTTAATATATCTATCTATAAAAGATAAAATTATAAATAATCAATAAATTTTATACAAAAGAGGTGGAATTCAATATGCTTAAAATTGCATACTTAGCAGATTATAAAGAAAATACTGAAACTATAATAAATTGGTTATGGACCGAATTTGGAAATGAAACAAATCGTGATTTTTTTGAAAGTATTGTAAAGCATAGTTTTAAAAAACACAGTTTACCTTTAACATTTATTGCTCTTTCAGATAATGAATTAGTTGGCACTATTAGTTTGTGGAGAGCTGATTTAGTGAGTAGACAAGATTTATATCCCTGGTTATCGGCATTGTATGTAAAAGAAAATTATAGAAATAAAGGTATTGGTCAAAAATTACAAGACTTTGTACTAACCTACTGTAAAAATGCTGGATTTTCTGAACTTTTTTTATATACAGATATTGATGATTATTATGAGAAAACAGGTTGGATACACTTTGAAGATGGTGTTGAATACTCTGGAAATTATATTAAAATATATAAAAAAGAGTTATAAGAAAGCTTATAACTCTTAAAAATCACAAATTATCTTCTATTGTTTTGTTCTTTTTTAGCTCTTCTACAAGCTGCGCATCTTACTGGATCGTTAGAAAATCCTTTTTCTTTGTAGAATTCTTGTTCTCCTACTGTAAAAATGAATTCTTGACCACAGTCTTTACATACGATTGTCTTATCTTCCATGTTAAATTCCTCCTTATTATTTAAAGATTCCTACTGACTCATATAATTCTCTATAAGGAGAAATCTATTTATCTTAACAAAATCTTTATATATTACTAATTCAGTATAACATACTTTAGGTGAAATTGCAATATTTTTATACATAAAAATCCCCTTTAGAGTAAATAATCATTTACTCTAAAGGGGATTTCTTTATAATATTATTTATTATCTTTTATTGGTTTTTTTAATACTGAAAGTATTATCATACCTACTACTGCACCCGCTGCTATTGCTCCAATATAACCCAATTTATTACTTATAATACCTATTACAAATAATCCACCATGTGGAGCTCTTAAAGCACACTCAAAGAACATTGATAATCCACCAGCAACTGCTGAACCAACTACACAAGCTGGTATTACTCTTAATGGATCTGCTGCTGCAAATGGAATTGCTCCTTCTGTTATAAAAGATAAACCCATTATATAGTTAGTAAGACCTGATTGTCTTTCCCTTACTGTATATCTATTTTTAAAGAAAGTAGTACTTAATGCTATTGCAAGTGGTGGAACCATACCACCAGCCATTACAGCTGCCATTATTTCAAAATTGCCACTTGCAAGTGATGCTGTTCCGAAGACATATGCTGCTTTGTTTACAGGACCTCCCATATCAACTGACATCATTCCACCTAATACTATACCTAAAAGAACTTTACTAGTTCCCCCCATTGAATTAAGTCCATTTGTAATCATAGTATTTAAAGCACCAACCGGTGGATTAACAGCAAACACCATGATTGCTCCAATTAGTAATATGCCAAAGAAAGGATATAATAATACAGGTTTTAAACCTTCTAAGCTCTGAGGTAATTTATCGAATAATTTCTTTAATAAAACAACTAAGTAACCAGCTATAAATCCTGCAAGTAATGCACCTAAGAATCCTGATCCACCTTTATTAGCTAATGCTCCACCAACGAACCCTACTGCTAGTGCTGGTCTATCTCCAATACTCATTGCAATGAATCCTGCAAGCACTGGAAGCATAAAGTCAAAAGCTGTTCCACCTACTGTTTTAAAAAATGCTGCAAGTGGTGTATTCATACCAAAGTTGCTTGGATCAATACTATAATCATCAAAAAGGAATGCTAATGCAATTAATATACCTCCACCAATTACAAATGGTAACATATGTGATACTCCATTCATAAGATGTTTATAAATTTGACGACCTATACTTTCATTTTCTATATTCTCTGTTTCAACACTGCCATTACCATTATGATGATATACAGGTGCATTTCCACTTATAGCTTCATTGATTAACTCTTCTGCTTTATGTATTCCATTTGCTACTTTAGTTTTTATAACTCTTTTTCCATTAAATCTACTCAT encodes:
- a CDS encoding arsenate reductase ArsC, whose amino-acid sequence is MKTKVAFICVHNSCRSQMAEALGKLYGSDVFESYSAGTEVKPEINQDAVRIIKKLYNVDMNKDQKSKLLSDIPKVDIVIKMGCNVVCPYLPAKHTEDWGLEDPTNKNYEEFVKIAKSIEEKILDLAKRIKMNEI
- a CDS encoding bifunctional diguanylate cyclase/phosphodiesterase, coding for MSKLKDKITSLLQSLMNKFLIKFFYNSNLCGLATIIFNNSFKISYANLEFFKILGLNKDTFNKDYKNDLLSIIYKEDIDLFKNIFVTKHNVGDNIKIEFRINKNDANFSWLLLMGRCISNKNCNDQFICILNDITENKNTQQKLEIETLKLKLQLDPLTKLYNKTASKVLIEDFLKNNTSTSHALMIIDIDNFKSINDNLGHIFGDNILLKVSDTLKSCFDKDDIVGRVGGDEFIVFFKNVTNTEMISTKAYKVCNSIKKIYIDKKYSISCSIGISISPADGVTYYDLFEKSDHALYLAKRYGKDCFELYDKNKIDIFKESDIFNFHSKNNLYNRYNNTFKNKLISYSFDILSETKDIDDAIVLILSKIGEYFNLSRISVLEYSVDDINFNITHEWCNYETPCYKNELQNLLLNDWLYYFSSFNENDVFICNDYSSNLNLPEKNKKLYDKLNVKSFLQCLIRDNEQYKGCINFYNSSEKHFWTANEIKLFTTITKIITSYLLKIRNTQRLEKEKLLFESISKNQNIYTYLLKDNSYKLLYMSPSLKSIFPNAKCGDVCYKAFFNSDIPCMHCPLSKLNKDNTTNTVEFFNPILETWISMTASKIKLPENVEANLMYFSDITNFLDRIISKDALTGLMTLPKFEVMANELLNKSSNKYALIYSDFDKFKYINETAGYAIGNKVLVKFSYLLSTLLDTDELVCRASADNFLTLIKYTDIETLKNRLINFNNEILKFQKEEFNHIKLSIISGIYLITNVNDSLFSMIDKANVARKTIKGSHKSQFSFYDSKLHIKATEEKKIENRMIDALDNREFVIYLQPKIQLSTKKLVGAEALVRWITPDNVIFYPGKFIPLFEKNGFIVELDFYVYEEVFKVLRNWMDTKKKLLPISMNVSRAHINNDTFISRLITLIKQYSIPISLIELELTENIFLDNIKEVLNKIIELKNLGFTFSMDDFGSGYSSLNLLKELPIDVLKLDKSFFPNNNVSSKEKIIVANIVKMAKDLNISVLSEGVETQNQVDFLTQIGCDMVQGYFFSKPIPVDEFEKKFNH
- a CDS encoding bifunctional diguanylate cyclase/phosphodiesterase; this translates as MDKLVQQAEIFAKKIVHTYFIERNFENILENIDKSNISWIGTGAKDICTNIDDALKLFKLEKESSNLNFQIEEEKYHNIFISDNVVLVFGEITYKSNLKDKTLIKVPTRLTLLCKLINDKFKICHIHNSVADATQKHDDFFTESIGKYAYNVFQEIIEDKTIKLEHITNSIDGGVATISCDEFLSINYANDGFYKLIGYTREEFKNLMNNQVIKIINNKDLTKVREQLLLNTSNNGIKAEIKLKKKSGEIIWILLSGHKFITDNNLPEFLCIIVDITESKQIQHALELERKRYKIIAEQSNNILFDYDIPTCKMVYSMKFTNITGKDYNIPNFVHETINSNLIYKKDLPKFLNLIKSLSSGKDFITTDLRINGLNNSYVWFKIQATVLFEDKTPIKAIGSIVNIDKEKRENEALKLKARLDPLTKVYNKVVTKSLIENYITTIAKEKYHALMIIDIDNFKSVNDNLGHMFGDSVLSEVSSSIKKVFKESDIVGRIGGDEFIIFIKNISSYEVISQKANDLCTVFKSIYTGENNDFKISCSIGISIYPTHGITYDELFKKADKALYSSKSNGKNKFELYNPKLNSFNKNEDILLNYYTENESYKRFSHGFENDFCNYVFDIMSETKDVNSAINLILDKIGFSFKLSRISILETSNNDMLLGTTYEWCDKNISPSKYVMQNLEFNDWKTYLINFHKNGNLNCSNIYTYNLPYELSKLYESLKSKSIFQSPILDNGKFKGCVCFDICYENHIWTNFEIQSFTSITKIISSYLLNMRTKELLENEKLLTEAVAKNQSLYTYMLKPNSYKLIYLSPNTQDLYPNARVGELCYKAIGNSAVPCKYCPLADIYKKTIHSNTIEFYNNYLKGWISSTASEINLSLDHKANLICFSNVTNFIDRITSKDTLTGALTLAKFEVLAKNLLANASYTKFALIYCDINKFKYINETSGYAIGNKVLAHFAHFVSSFLFSGELICRASADNFIILLKYDNIESLKNRFKVFNEKFMEVQKMNFNNLKIPVICGIYLIDSEDTDLSLMIDRANIARKTIKGSHKSKYALYDHELHLKITKEKEIENLMFSSLENNEFLVYLQPKIDLPTQTIVGAEALVRWMSPSKKLIPPNEFIPLFEKNGFIIELDFYVYEEIFKKMNSWIQEGKKVIPISLNVSRSHINDSDFIPRLKKLTEKYDVPNNLIELELTESIFFDDIQVLLNAIIKLKALGFTCSIDDFGSGYSSLNLLKDLPIDVLKLDKEFFPNSSINSKEKVIISNIVKMAQDLNIIVISEGIETKEQADFLTEIGCDMAQGYLFDKPMPIKMFEKRLWG
- a CDS encoding ArsR/SmtB family transcription factor; translated protein: METKYELNSKIFKALSDPNRIKILDLLSCGEKCACNILENFEFTQPTLSHHMKVLIECGLVDCRKEGIWNHYKLNSVNCNKLVLFLMNIVTETEDCICNNILKCKDDK
- a CDS encoding tRNA 2-thiocytidine biosynthesis TtcA family protein: MQKLLSKMRQAINDFDMIQDGDKIAVGLSGGKDSLTLLHLLNTYKKFSPQNFELIAITLNPGGVDNSPLYKLCENLEVPFYEIQTDIKKIVFDLRKEKNPCSLCANLRRGALHHNAEKLGCNKVALGHHKDDALETLILSMCYEGRINCFSPKTLMHKNTITLIRPMVYIEEHNIKSIVKKFNFPVIKNPCPADGKTKRQDIKELIDELNNKIPGFKKNLFGCLNNSDQLFIWNKDLIK
- the sfsA gene encoding DNA/RNA nuclease SfsA, with translation MIFDKKTHIVEFVRRPNRFQGYVIIDGKEELVHVPNTGRCKEILIPGCRALIREENGPNRKTRFSLIGAYKGKNLINIDSQIPNKVVEEALINKKISGLEKYTKICREKTFGNSRFDFKLEDSLNNEYYLEVKGVTLEENGFCRFPDAPTERGTKHLLELIEVKNNNMGAGVLFLIQLENVKSFSPNDDTDPKFAAALKKAKSCGVDVFVYKCSVSENHIELSQAIELTL
- a CDS encoding GNAT family N-acetyltransferase, translated to MLKIAYLADYKENTETIINWLWTEFGNETNRDFFESIVKHSFKKHSLPLTFIALSDNELVGTISLWRADLVSRQDLYPWLSALYVKENYRNKGIGQKLQDFVLTYCKNAGFSELFLYTDIDDYYEKTGWIHFEDGVEYSGNYIKIYKKEL